One Rosa chinensis cultivar Old Blush chromosome 5, RchiOBHm-V2, whole genome shotgun sequence genomic region harbors:
- the LOC112166203 gene encoding rab GTPase-activating protein 22 gives MWGSSGTPADSFYEVRPECTDVPKTRFKIKAGKTLSSRKWQAAFSPEGYLDIGKTLSRIHRGGIHPSIRGEVWEFLLGCYHPNSTFEEREQLRQRRRIDYARWKEDCRQMFPVVGSGRFITAPVITDDGQPIQDPIVLMQINPDKGQALSSQENGKANGNTMNPASAMEPVKDKKIIQWLRTLHQIGLDVIRTDRTLVFYEKQENLSKLWDILAVYSWIDTDVGYCQGMSDLCSPMIILLDDEADAFWCFERLMRRLRGNFRCTDNSVGVEAQLNNLAAITQVIDPKLHQHLETLGGGDYLFAFRMLMVLFRREFSFCDSLYLWEMMWALEYDPDLYGVYEDSDTDNERAEGSGSSKGKAKSKRHCGKYERENMKVKGSEEPLPISIFLVASVLKDKSSKLLTEARGLDDVVKILNDITGNLDAKKACSGAMKLHKKYLRKAKKT, from the exons ATGTGGGGGAGCTCCGGAACTCCTGCTGATTCTTTCTATGAGGTCCGCCCTGAGTGTACTGATGTACCCAAAACCCGGTTCAAGATCAAG GCAGGTAAGACTCTAAGTTCAAGGAAATGGCAGGCCGCATTTTCTCCAGAAGGTTATCTGGATATAGGCAAGACTTTGAGTCGAATCCATCGCGGG GGTATCCATCCATCAATTAGAGGAGAAGTTTGGGAATTTCTACTCGGTTGTTATCACCCGAATAGCACATTTGAAGAAAGAGAGCAGCTCCGGCAGCGTCGAAG GATAGACTATGCTAGGTGGAAGGAAGATTGCCGCCAAATGTTTCCTGTTGTTGGAAGTGGTAGGTTCATCACTGCCCCTGTAATCACTGATGATGGCCAGCCCATTCAGGATCCAATAGTACTTATGCAAATAAATCCAGATAAGGGACAGGCTTTATCTTCACAGGAAAATGGTAAAGCCAATGGTAATACCATGAATCCTGCTAGTGCTATGGAACCAGTGAAGGATAAGAAAATAATCCAGTGGCTGCGTACTTTGCATCAAATAG GGCTTGACGTAATTCGCACTGACAGGACGCTAGTGTTTTACGAGAAGCAAGAAAACTTATCAAAACTTTGGGATATTCTAGCTGTTTATTCCTGGATAGATACAGATGTCGGCTACTGTCAAG GAATGAGTGATCTTTGCTCCCCCATGATTATCCTTCTTGATGATGAAGCAGATGCATTTTGGTGTTTTGAACGTTTGATGCGCAGACTG CGAGGAAATTTCAGATGTACCGATAACTCTGTTGGGGTGGAGGCACAACTAAATAATTTGGCTGCAATCACTCAAGTCATTGATCCGAAACTTCATCAGCACTTAG AGACGCTAGGTGGAGGAGATTATTTATTCGCTTTTCGGATGCTTATGGTTTTGTTTCGTCGGGAATTCTCTTTTTGTGATTCTTTATACCTTTGGGAG ATGATGTGGGCTCTTGAGTATGATCCTGACTTGTATGGTGTGTATGAAGATTCTGATACTGATAATGAAAGGGCTGAGGGATCTGGATCTTCTAAAGGGAAAGCAAAGTCAAAACGTCATTGTGGGAAGTATGAGAGGGAAAATATGAAAGTAAAAGGTTCGGAAGAACCGCTCCCAATATCCATTTTCCTTGTTGCCAGTGTCTTAAAAGATAAGAGCTCAAAACTACTGACAGAAGCTCGGGGTCTCGATGATGTTGTTAAG ATATTGAATGACATAACTGGAAATTTAGATGCCAAAAAAGCTTGCAGTGGGGCAATGAAACTTCACAAGAAATATCTAAGAAAG GCTAAGAAAACATAG
- the LOC112168435 gene encoding DDRGK domain-containing protein 1 → MEEMLAVIISMFLVLALIPLYLWKRRQDSRSPKDHDGEPQVAQREAVVRPTGNRGRMRRRPAAGASTSSAAAAPPVEEVADGSDEEGVEDETYEAKASRKKEKKRQEREAQRQAEQAARDSRQTKQDRYAEMRRRKDEEREAQEHQLEEEAKAQKAREEEAAALELEKWKGEFSVDAEGTTENEVQDGHQNLLSNFVEYIKKHKCVPLEDLAAEFKLRTQECINRINSLESMGQLSGVMDDRGKYIYISQEEMQAVADYIKRQGRVSIAHLASKSNQFIDLEPKAQFVEEISIVEEIAAT, encoded by the exons ATGGAGGAAATGCTCGCTGTGATAATTTCCATGTTCCTCGTCTTGGCGTTAATTCCACTTTACCTATGGAAACGCCGTCAAGATTCTCGATCGCCCAAAGATCACGACGGCGAGCCTCAG GTTGCTCAGAGGGAGGCTGTGGTGCGTCCGACCGGTAATCGGGGGCGGATGCGGAGGAGGCCGGCTGCTGGAGCTAGCACATCATCAGCCGCGGCGGCACCGCCTGTTGAAG AAGTTGCAGATGGAAGTGACGAGGAAGGTGTTGAGGATGAGACTTATGAAGCCAAAGCTtcaaggaaaaaggaaaagaagcgtCAAGAGCGGGAAGCACAGCGCCAA GCTGAACAAGCTGCACGGGACTCGAGGCAAACAAAACAAGATCGCTATGCTGAAATGCGGAGGAGGAAAGATGAGGAGCGGGAGGCACAAGAACATCAGCTG GAAGAAGAAGCCAAGGCTCAGAAGGCTAGGGAGGAGGAAGCTGCTGCATTAGAGCTCGAAAAGTGGAAAGGAGAATTTTCTGTAGATGCTGAAGGTACTACTGAGAATGAAGTGCAAGATGGACATCAGAATTTGCTTTCTAATTTTGTGGAATACATAAAG AAACATAAATGTGTCCCCTTGGAAGATCTTGCTGCTGAATTTAAGTTACGGACTCAG GAATGCATCAACCGGATTAACTCTCTGGAAAGTATGG GGCAACTTTCTGGTGTCATGGATGACAGAGGGAAATACATATACATCTCCCAAGAAGAGATGCAAGCCGTGGCAGACTATATCAAGCGTCAAGGGAGGGTTAGCATTGCACATCTTGCTAGCAAGTCTAACCAGTTCATTGACTTGGAGCCAAAAGCCCAGTTTGTTGAAGAAATCAGTATTGTCGAAGAGATTGCTGCCACTTGA
- the LOC112166202 gene encoding COBRA-like protein 10, translated as METSSSMKIPWSLLILLFLGVFASRIDVSYGQADGGDDGGDGDKPAPPPEQDDCDGIFLTYTFISREKEYPHKKNVSAQAWAFKSEASILNAGSSELKAWKMYIGFQHREILVSADGAVMVDGGDFPASVGKNGTYFQGNTQTNLKNSIDTAGDVNQIQARIKLKGTQFGLPAKAIPMPKTIRLVNDGYKCPAPRIRGKSSMFVCCQPDPKFKLKDEKNTKFLPKQNGDLSIVYDVMDSYSNNYLAQVTIDNLHPLGRLDHWNLTWEWQKNEFIQTMRGAYTHKRDPSECLYGQAGKIYKDMDFSKVMNCEKKPTITDLPPTMKDDEKVGKLPKCCRNGTILPTIMNDTQSQAMFQLQVFKLPPDDNRTSLTPPQKWSIYGPVNPNYVCGPPIRIEPTQFPDPSGLQSTTSAIASWQVVCNITKPKVPRCCVSFSAYFSESVVPCNTCACGCQESKLPHCDVKAKAMPLPGEALLVPFANRTEKAKAWAKIKHLDIPKKLPCGDNCGVSLNWHIDSDYQSGWTARLTLFNWGNEPFQDWFTAVEMNKAFEDYENVYSFNGTKMEKVKNTILFQGLKGLNYLIEMKNATNNKDPRVPGKQQSVISFKKTHFHDINIKGGQGFPSKVLFNGEECSLPREFPKSGAEHQARSNILLILFVVIASFVFMTDRFH; from the exons ATGGAAACAAGTTCGAGCATGAAGATCCCGTGGAGCTTGTTGATTCTATTGTTTTTGGGGGTGTTTGCTTCTAGGATAGATGTTAGTTACGGTCAAGCAGACGGCGGCGATGACGGAGGGGACGGCGACAAGCCAGCCCCTCCGCCGGAGCAAGATGACTGCGATGGCATCTTCTTGACCTACACGTTCATCTCGCGCGAGAAAGAATATCCGCACAAGAAGAACGTGTCGGCACAGGCCTGGGCGTTCAAGTCGGAGGCCAGCATCTTGAACGCCGGGTCCTCGGAGCTCAAGGCGTGGAAGATGTACATAGGGTTTCAGCATCGAGAGATATTGGTGTCGGCAGACGGGGCTGTGATGGTGGACGGTGGTGATTTCCCTGCCTCCGTTGGGAAAAACGGGACTTACTTTCAAGGAAACACACAAACCAACTTGAAGAACTCCATCGATACGGCCGGGGATGTCAATCAGATTCAGGCAAGGATTAAGTTGAAGGGAACCCAGTTCGGCCTCCCGGCCAAGGCAATACCCATGCCCAAGACCATTCGCCTCGTCAACGATGGATATAAGTGCCCTGCACCTCGTATACGAG GGAAGTCAAGCATGTTCGTTTGTTGTCAACCAGATCCAAAGTTCAAGTTGAAAGACGAAAAAAACACCAAATTCCTGCCTAAACAGAATGGTGATCTCTCCATCGTATACGATGTAATGGATTCCTATTCAAACAACTATCTGGCCCAAGTCACCATCGACAACCTGCACCCACTCGGCCGTCTTGACCACTGGAATTTGACCTGGGAATGGCAGAAGAATGAGTTCATTCAGACAATGAGAGGGGCCTATACTCACAAGAGGGACCCATCCGAGTGCCTCTACGGCCAGGCTGGAAAGATTTACAAGGACATGGACTTCTCTAAGGTCATGAATTGTGAAAAGAAGCCTACCATCACCGACCTCCCACCGACTATGAAGGATGACGAGAAGGTCGGAAAGCTGCCCAAGTGCTGTAGAAACGGAACCATCTTGCCGACAATCATGAACGACACCCAATCACAGGCAATGTTCCAGCTCCAAGTCTTCAAGCTTCCGCCTGATGACAATAGAACCTCTCTCACTCCACCCCAGAAGTGGAGCATTTATGGGCCAGTGAACCCTAATTACGTATGTGGACCTCCAATCAGAATCGAACCAACTCAGTTTCCTGACCCGAGCGGGCTTCAGTCTACAACTTCTGCAATTGCAAGTTGGCAAGTG GTTTGCAACATAACCAAGCCAAAGGTGCCTCGTTGCTGCGTGTCATTTTCAGCCTACTTCAGCGAGTCGGTGGTGCCATGCAACACTTGCGCCTGTGGCTGCCAGGAAAGTAAGCTACCTCACTGCGACGTAAAAGCCAAAGCAATGCCTCTACCAGGAGAAGCATTGCTTGTGCCTTTTGCCAACAGAACTGAAAAGGCGAAAGCTTGGGCCAAAATCAAACACTTGGACATACCCAAAAAGCTTCCATGCGGAGACAACTGTGGAGTTAGTCTCAATTGGCACATAGACTCGGACTACCAGAGTGGATGGACTGCTCGTCTAACTCTCTTTAACTGGGGGAATGAACCATTTCAAGATTGGTTCACGGCAGTAGAAATGAACAAGGCTTTTGAAGACTATGAAAATGTGTACTCATTCAACGGGACGAAAATGGAAAAGGTCAAAAACACCATCTTGTTTCAGGGTCTGAAAGGTTTGAACTACttgatagaaatgaaaaatgcgACCAATAATAAAGACCCTCGGGTACCTGGAAAGCAGCAGTCGGTTATTTCTTTTAAGAAGACACACTTTCATGATATTAATATAAAGGGGGGTCAAGGTTTCCCATCAAAAGTTCTGTTCAATGGAGAGGAGTGCTCACTTCCTAGGGAATTCCCCAAGAGCGGCGCAGAGCATCAGGCCCGTAGTAATATCCTCCTCATCTTGTTCGTTGTAATTGCGAGTTTTGTGTTCATGACAGACCGCTTCCACTGA
- the LOC121049061 gene encoding uncharacterized protein LOC121049061, with product MEAYEGNFCPKPQQVLEKSKAKAATDCTPTFNGGDEAEVENIEGNKNVVNLRLRTCSCRRWDLTGIPCKHAVSAINFLRQDPDEYVADCYIKKRYMAIYSNFIKAVNSMDLWGRCEDPPILPPTYSRQPGRPKTQRIKDSSEKLQTAEGKLGRQQRSLKCGNCHQVGHNVKTCQRHLPPKENKKRKVSNEEGQGSDKAKRGKKGSMSANELRKKARERAEYQRRKFVVAKAAKLATNRSAPSTSRPAQSTSRPTQSTTTPTSSRPAKVASAPTRPTSSRPPQPSTSLSKQAATSIRTSQRIRERSVTRDGK from the exons ATGGAGGCTTATGAAGGAAATTTCTGCCCCAAGCCACAGCAGGTGTTGGAGAAAAGTAAGGCGAAGGCTGCAACCGATTGCACTCCTACATTCAATGGTGGGGATGAAGCTGAGGTTGAGAATATAGAAGGAAACAAGAATGTTGTGAATCTAAGGTTGAGGACATGCAGCTGCAGGAGGTGGGATTTGACTGGAATCCCATGCAAGCATGCAGTTTCAGCCATAAACTTTCTTAGGCAAGACCCCGATGAGTATGTTGCTGATTGTTATATCAAGAAGAGGTACATGGCTATCTACAGCAATTTCATCAAGGCTGTTAACAGCATGGACTTGTGGGGAAGATGTGAAGATCCACCAATCTTACCTCCAACATATTCAAGGCAGCCGGGTAGGCCTAAGACACAAAGGATTAAGGATTCCTCTGAAAAGCTTCAAACAGCTGAGGGTAAGCTTGGAAGGCAACAGAGATCCCTCAAGTGTGGGAATTGTCACCAAGTAGGCCATAATGTTAAAACTTGTCAAAGGCATTTGCCGCCGAAGGAAAACAAGAAGAGAAAGGTCAGCAATGAAGAAGGTCAAGGTTCTGATAAg GCCAAGAGAGGGAAGAAAGGTTCTATGTCTGCAAATGAATTGAGGAAGAAAGCAAGGGAGAGAGCAGAGTATCAAAGA AGAAAGTTTGTTGTTGCCAAAGCTGCAAAGCTGGCAACAAATAGGTCTGCCCCATCCACATCAAGGCCTGCACAATCTACATCAAGGCCGACACAATCTACAACCACACCTACAAGCTCCAGGCCAGCCAAAGTTGCATCTGCCCCAACCAGACCTACGAGTTCAAGGCCTCCACAACCTTCCACATCATTAAGCAAGCAGGCTGCAACTTCAATAAGGACATCTCAAAGGATTAGAGAAAGGTCAGTTACAAGAGATGGAAAATAG